In Erigeron canadensis isolate Cc75 chromosome 6, C_canadensis_v1, whole genome shotgun sequence, the following are encoded in one genomic region:
- the LOC122604991 gene encoding soluble starch synthase 1, chloroplastic/amyloplastic, which translates to MKSSSNYYCMQQQVSAYDPIIRSFTTSKPNPQNNNLFLVGFGRTTTTTTARRQKLRHNDNNNSRKMMNKQLVVISRGVNNNSQGGYTSSSTPPPPDEEEEEECSMLLMGGVPYKQIIADHDHHQEEEELAAGVVDDNGGVIYYNIVLVTSEASPYSKTGDVCGSLPIALAARGHRVMVVSPRYTLLSSADDDSNKFAATTTHLDCPTKVYCSGGVHEIDFFHEYREGVDWVFVDHPCYHRPGNPYGDHSGAFGDNQFRFTLLCHAACEAPLVLPLGGFTYGDKCLFLANDWQAGLVPVLLAAKYRPHGVYKDARSIVVIHNITHQGVEPATTYCNLGLPMDWYGALEWIFPTWARTHALDTGQAVNILKGALVTADRILTVSQGYSWEITTPEGGYGLNELLTSRKFVVNGITNGIDVTEWDPSSDKHIASHYTLNDPSGKMECKIALQKELGLPIRPECPLVGFIGRLDYQKGIDIILSATPALLQDDVQFVMLGSGEKQYEEWMRATEAAFKDKFRGWVGFDVPISHQITAGCDILLMPSRYEPCGLNQLYAMRYGTVPVVHGTGGLRDTVKTFNPFAEEGKGEGTGWVFSPLTRECMLDALRVAIRTYMDHKISWHGLMRRGMERDCSWDSAAVQYEQVFQWAFMDPPYANS; encoded by the exons ATGAAGAGTAGTAGTAACTATTACTGTATGCAGCAGCAGGTATCAGCATATGATCCTATAATTAGAAGTTTCACTACTTCCAAACCAAACCCACAAAACAACAACTTGTTTTTGGTTGGTTTTGGCCGCACTACTACAACTACTACTGCTAGGAGGCAAAAATTGCGGCATAACGATAATAATAACAGTAGAAAGATGATGAATAAGCAGTTAGTAGTTATAAGCCGTGGTGTTAACAACAACTCTCAAGGAGGCTACACTAGTAGTAGTACTCCTCCTCCtcctgatgaagaagaagaagaagaatgtagTATGTTATTGATGGGTGGTGTTCCTTACAAACAAATTA TAGCTGATCATGATCACCACCAAGAAGAGGAGGAATTAGCTGCAGGTGTAGTGGATGATAATGGAGGAGTGATATACTATAACATAGTGTTGGTTACTTCTGAAGCATCACCATACTCAAAGACAGGAGATGTTTGTGGTTCCTTGCCCATTGCACTTGCAGCACGTGGACACCGTGTCATGGTTGTCTCACCTAGATATACTTTGCTTTCATCTGCTGATGATGATTCTAATAAGTTTGcagccaccaccacccatcTTGATTGCCCAACTAAGGTTTACTGCTCTGGCGGGGTCCACGAGATTGATTTCTTTCATGAGTACAGGGAAGGTGTTGATTGG GTGTTTGTGGACCACCCTTGCTATCATCGCCCTGGAAATCCATACGGTGATCATAGTGGTGCATTTGGCGATAACCAG TTTCGGTTCACCTTACTATGTCACGCCGCTTGTGAAGCTCCTTTAGTGCTCCCTTTGGGAGGGTTTACATATGGAGATAAATGCTTGTTCCTTGCTAACGATTGGCAAGCAGGCCTTGTGCCAGT ACTTTTGGCAGCAAAGTATCGTCCACATGGAGTCTATAAGGATGCTCGGAGTATTGTTGTGATTCATAATATTACCCACCAA GGAGTTGAGCCTGCAACAACTTACTGTAATTTGGGATTACCTATGGATTGGTATGGAGCTTTGGAATGGATATTTCCTACTTGGGCCAGGACACATGCTCTTGACACTGGTCAGGCAGTTAATATTTTAAAAGGCGCACTTGTAACTGCTGATCGTATATTGACTGTTAGCCAG GGTTATTCATGGGAAATAACAACCCCAGAAGGTGGATATGGTCTAAATGAGCTACTGACTAGCCGAAAGTTTGTAGTGAATG GGATTACAAATGGCATCGATGTTACCGAATGGGATCCGTCATCTGATAAGCACATCGCTTCTCATTACACTCTCAATGACCCTTCAGGAAAG ATGGAGTGCAAGATTGCTCTGCAAAAGGAATTAGGTCTTCCAATTCGACCAGAATGCCCACTG GTAGGATTTATTGGGAGATTGGACTACCAAAAAGGTATCGATATCATACTCTCTGCCACTCCAGCTCTGCTGCAAGATGATGTTCAATTT gtgATGCTTGGATCTGGGGAAAAACAGTATGAAGAGTGGATGAGAGCGACGGAAGCTgcttttaaagataaatttcgAGGATGGGTCGGATTTGATGTTCCCATTTCTCACCAAATAACCGCTGG CTGTGATATCCTATTAATGCCTTCAAGATATGAACCATGCGGACTAAACCAACTATATGCAATGAGATATGGAACTGTACCAGTTGTCCATGGAACTGGAGGACTTAGA GACACAGTGAAGACTTTCAATCCATTTGCTGAAGAAGGCAAAGGCGAAGGTACCGG ATGGGTGTTCTCACCTTTAACAAGGGAATGCATGCTGGAT GCGCTGCGGGTAGCAATAAGGACATACATGGATCACAAGATCTCTTGGCATGGGTTGATGAGAAGAGGAATGGAGAGAGATTGTTCATGGGATAGCGCGGCAGTCCAGTATGAACAAGTATTCCAGTGGGCGTTTATGGACCCCCCTTATGCAAACAGCTGA